A window of the Euwallacea fornicatus isolate EFF26 chromosome 15, ASM4011564v1, whole genome shotgun sequence genome harbors these coding sequences:
- the LOC136343481 gene encoding protein peste-like gives MEVKDLKQGKGPFIKLCMLVTGIVLISSGLTFATFLVSVYEYILRDRLTFTKNSEPFKAWIANDPPLDLNLYLFNWTNPNELRHKGVKPRFQEIGPYRIKEVKEKADLVWNNNDTISYKVRKLYYFDPGYSPRNLDDDLITTINAVPLTVAYQAKNFNYFSKRVLSMSMSILSPLYVTKTARQILFDGYPDGILNVLSRFPGLNVQDRFGMFYGSNGTVQNSVFNMYTKTDDNFGRLLTWNYKNHSGLYPGKCGDIKGSAMEFYPLNIKKTKLIFFSSELCKFAELRFEKEEVIKGITGYKFTGDKIFDNGSTIPENRCFCENTQCLPSGVMDVSKCRKNSPTYLSLPHFYAADPYYSNLIDGMHPQQTKHQLYIIIEPKSGIIMDIGANMQMNMLLQPLQGFLLYQDVPKIFFPMFYFTQHLELKDELAEKLRLIQRLPNYFNYASIGLICFGLTLVVWSAYSIFSVCVSDKKQVRENCYEIVPLSDKNLQNT, from the exons ATGGA ggTCAAAGATCTGAAGCAAGGCAAAGGTCCGTTCATCAAACTATGCATGCTAGTAACAGGGATAGTATTAATTAGTAGCGGATTAACTTTCGCAACGTTCCTGGTTTCCGTATATGAGTATATTTTAAGGGATCGACTTACGTTTACGAAAAACTCTG AACCATTTAAAGCATGGATAGCGAATGATCCCCCGCTGgatttgaatttatatttgtttaactGGACGAATCCAAATGAGTTAAGACATAAGGGCGTTAAGCCCCGGTTCCAAGAGATAGGACCTTATCG AATTAAAGAAGTAAAAGAAAAGGCCGACTTAGTTTGGAACAATAATGACACCATAAGCTATAAGGTTCGGAAACTTTATTACTTCGACCCGGGCTACAGCCCTCGAAATCTGGACGATGACCTAATTACTACAATCAATGCCGTACCATTG ACGGTGGCATATCAGGCCAAAAACTTCAACTACTTCAGCAAAAGAGTGTTGTCCATGTCGATGTCCATTCTCTCCCCACTTTACGTAACCAAAACGGCACGCCAAATTCTCTTCGATGGATACCCTGATGGAATTCTCAATGTCCTGAGCAGGTTTCCCGGACTAAATGTCCAAGATAGGTTTGGAATGTTTTATGGT AGCAATGGGACTGTCCAGAATAGTGTCTTCAACATGTATACAAAAACCGATGATAACTTCGGTCGCTTATTGACGTGGAACTACAAAAATCACTCAGGCCTCTATCCGGGTAAATGCGGGGATATTAAAGGTTCCGCTATGGAATTTTACCCTTTGAATATCAAAAAGACAAAgttgatatttttctcttcGGAATTGTGCAAATTTGCTGAGCTAAGGTTCGAAAAGGAGGAAGTTATTAAAGGGATCACGGGGTACAAATTCACAGGCGATAAGATTTTCGACAATG gGTCTACAATCCCAGAAAACCGCTGCTTCTGCGAAAACACTCAGTGCCTTCCTTCGGGGGTCATGGACGTGTCTAAGTGTAGGAAAAACTCCCCGACTTACTTATCTTTGCCCCATTTCTATGCTGCAGATCCATACTACTCAAATCTAATTGACGGAATGCACCCCCAACAGACCAAGCATCAACTATATATAATAATAGAACCAAAATCCGGCATTATAATGGATATTGGAGCCAACATGCAAATGAATATGCTGCTACAACCGCTTCAAGGCTTTCTCTTATACCAGGACGTCCCAAAAATTTTCTTCCCCATGTTTTACTTTACGCAACATTTGGAATTAAAAGACGAATTGGCTGAAAAGCTTCGCTTGATCCAGAGATTACCAAACTACTTCAATTACGCATCTATAGGGCTGATATGTTTTGGTCTTACTTTAGTAGTTTGGAGTGCTTATAGTATATTTTCAGTGTGTGTTTCAGATAAGAAGCAAGTGCGCGAGAATTGTTACGAAATTGTTCCACTGTCTGACAAAAACCTACAGAACACGTAA
- the ND-B18 gene encoding NADH dehydrogenase [ubiquinone] 1 beta subcomplex subunit 7 — translation MGNSMGNVPTNTWNRYTHPEVTPGPEEEPTFDALLGFPNGRKLRTPPVREAELISAKIALDRRDYCADKLIEFHTCRANNYPFVVKCAHEKHAYLTCKHEDFIIRMKEYERERRLRVKKQETLKEIAAQGA, via the exons ATGGGCAATTCTATGGGTAATGTTCCAACGAATACGTGGAATCGTTACACACATCCGGAAGTAACACCTGGCCCTGAGGAAGAACCTACATTTGATGCCTTATTGGGATTTCCTAACGGAAGAAAACTCAGAA CACCTCCTGTCCGTGAAGCAGAATTAATATCAGCAAAAATTGCTTTGGACCGTCGAGATTATTGTGCAGATAAACTAATAGAATTTCACACATGTCGAGCCAACAACTATCCTTTTGTTGTTAAGTGTGCTCATGAGAAGCATGCTTATTTGACTTGCAAACATGAAGA ttttATAATAAGAATGAAGGAATATGAAAGGGAAAGGCGACTGCGAGTAAAAAAACAGGAGACTCTTAAAGAAATTGCTGCCCAAGGTGCTTGA
- the LOC136343488 gene encoding cyclic GMP-AMP synthase-like receptor encodes MPLNVENVLQIINKEYVSLKNPEVSKAKADLEKCLDQMIFFMKKDTLFKTLFEKTFYGGSVYDGLKIEKPNEFDMDLLLVLPKVCETHQSEDCGCVEMIPSNKPGFFWFKVKKDFYSPFNKFIKDDYVQTDLVINWLQSVVCKVLNVEDIGLRFGRPILKSQSGPALVLEIVSEIGQINIDLVPSFKFGSTHWPKGNYRENTTTKTDFCIVPKKLKLILHGERYWRASFQAQERELISGKEKLKPALRLLKKMRNNLGHVSIFSYALKTIVLWNLETWKTSSTLTEVFLGLLEKYQDCRREETLYFWNKKLNLLEEVKPITLENHKNEIKQKKEHFVKNMDNPLEIAKIILKEGSKEYLQFMKDYGNERNNVCEVNGNQTVFQVQRLLNVQRDSDERERRSTQTDQTSNGQLIATGLAVAIIGGITIWRYLNVRNNQR; translated from the coding sequence ATGCCTCTTAACGTCGAGAATGTCctgcaaataataaacaagGAATATGTGAGTTTAAAAAACCCAGAAGTGTCCAAGGCCAAGGCTGACCTGGAGAAATGTTTGGACCAGATGATATTCTTCATGAAAAAAGATACCCTCTTTAAAACCCTTTTTGAGAAGACTTTTTACGGGGGAAGCGTTTACGATGGTCTTAAGATAGAAAAGCCCAATGAATTTGACATGGACTTATTGCTAGTCCTACCAAAAGTTTGCGAGACTCACCAATCCGAAGACTGTGGTTGCGTGGAAATGATCCCTAGCAATAAACCTGGGTTTTTTTGGTTCAAGGTGAAAAAGGATTTCTACAGCcctttcaataaatttattaaggacGACTATGTTCAAACTGACTTGGTGATTAACTGGCTGCAAAGCGTAGTGtgtaaagttttaaatgttgagGATATAGGTCTTAGATTTGGGAGGCCCATTTTAAAGTCCCAGTCTGGACCGGCACTGGTCCTTGAAATTGTCAGTGAAATAGGTCAAATAAACATTGATTTGGTACCGTCGTTCAAGTTCGGATCCACACATTGGCCCAAAGGAAATTATAGGGAAAACACCACAACTAAAACGGATTTTTGTATTGTgcccaaaaaattaaagttaattcTACACGGAGAAAGATACTGGCGGGCATCTTTTCAGGCCCAAGAAAGGGAGTTAATATCTGGGAAAGAGAAACTGAAGCCCGCACTGCGCTTATTGAAGAAGATGAGGAACAATCTGGGACATGTGTCCATTTTCAGCTACGCTTTGAAGACTATAGTTTTGTGGAACCTGGAAACCTGGAAAACGTCTAGTACTTTGACTGAAGTGTTTCTCGGACTTCTGGAAAAGTACCAAGACTGTAGACGCGAAGAAACTCTATATTTCTGGaataaaaaactcaatttactTGAAGAAGTTAAACCGATTACCTTAGAGAACCATAAAAATgagattaaacaaaaaaaagaacattttgtgAAGAATATGGATAATCCTTTGGAGATCGCTAAGATAATCCTCAAGGAGGGGAGTAAAGAGTACCTACAGTTTATGAAAGACTATGGAAACGAAAGAAACAACGTTTGTGAAGTGAATGGCAATCAAACCGTGTTTCAGGTACAGAGATTACTTAATGTACAGCGTGATTCAGATGAGAGGGAAAGGAGATCGACTCAAACAGACCAGACATCGAATGGCCAACTTATTGCAACTGGTTTGGCAGTTGCTATCATTGGGGGGATAACTATATGGCGTTATTTAAATGTGAGAAACAATCAACGTTAA
- the LOC136343491 gene encoding 15-hydroxyprostaglandin dehydrogenase [NAD(+)]-like yields the protein MATFQVKGKAALVTGGASGLGLTYAKNLLQRGAKGVTLADVSPDLGKEAVRLLENEFGKNKATFIKTDVSNYHQFEEAFKRTIAEFNNIDILINNAGILNDSVWEREIEINVNGTINGMLLGLESYIPKYKSGPEGVILNISSVVGIAPLACLPIYVGSKFAVHGMTLSWGLKSHYDRTKVRVMAVCPGVTMTPLITEAHGRNLGPAYEELTKEIATLPSQTTEDIGPHVMTVIEKAPSGTMWVIEGGDRPYQYTIPNRFDGIDKVFLE from the exons ATGGCTACATTTCAGGTTAAAGGAAAAGCAGCCCTTGTAACTGGAGGTGCCTCAGGACTGGGCCTAACTTACGCCAAAAACCTGCTGCAAAGGGGAGCAAAG GGTGTTACCTTGGCAGATGTGTCTCCAGACTTGGGAAAAGAGGCAGTTAGGCTACTGGAAaatgaatttggaaaaaataaagccacatttattaaaactgaCGTCAGTAATTATCATCAGTTTGAAG AGGCCTTTAAGAGAACCATAGCAGAGTTCAACAACATcgacattttaattaacaatgcGGGAATTTTGAACGATTCAGTATGGGAACGCGAAATTGAAATCAATGTG AATGGCACCATCAACGGCATGCTCCTGGGCTTAGAATCTTACATACCCAAGTACAAATCCGGCCCCGAAGGAGTTATACTAAATATATCTTCCGTGGTTGGCATTGCTCCTTTGGCATGTCTGCCCATATATGTGGGGAGCAAATTTGCAGTTCATGGAATGACCCTAAGTTGGGGCCTGAAGTCCCATTATGACAGAACTAAAGTACGGGTGATGGCTGTTTGTCCTGGGGTCACCATGACTCCTCTTATCACAGAGGCACATGGCAGAAATTTGGGGCCTGCCTATGAAGAGCTGACTAAAGAGATTGCGACCTTGCCCTCACAGAC AACTGAAGATATTGGTCCTCATGTAATGACGGTGATTGAGAAAGCACCTAGCGGGACTATGTGGGTAATTGAAGGAGGAGACAGACCCTACCAGTACACGATCCCGAATAGATTTGATGGGATTGATAAAGTCTTCTTAGAATAA
- the Eno gene encoding enolase yields the protein MPIKSILARNIFDSRGNPTVEVDLVSDLGLFRAAVPSGASTGIYEALELRDNDKSRYHGKSVQKAIDNINKIIAPELIKTALEVTQQTEIDEFMIKLDGTENKSKFGANAILGVSLAVAKAGAAKKGIPLYKHLADLAGNTNIILPVPAFNVINGGSHAGNKLAMQEFMILPTGATNFTEAMRMGSEVYHHLKKVIKDKFGLDATAVGDEGGFAPNILNNKDALDLINEAIAKAGYTGKIEIGMDVAASEFYREGQYDLDFKNPNSDKSKWISSEKLQGLYQEFIKDFPIVSIEDPFDQDDWNAWTSITAATNIQIVGDDLTVTNPKRIQTAVEKKACNCLLLKVNQIGSVTESIRAHQLAKQNGWGTMVSHRSGETEDTFIADLVVGLSTGQIKTGAPCRSERLAKYNQILRIEEELGSAAKYAGKSFRKPQ from the exons ATGCCGATCAAAAGCATCCTTGCTCGTAACATCTTTGACTCCAGAGGTAATCCAACAGTAGAAGTTGATCTTGTCAGTGATTTGGGTTTGTTTCGTGCTGCTGTTCCTTCAGGTGCCAGTACTG GAATTTATGAGGCCTTAGAGCTTCGAGACAATGACAAGTCACGCTACCATGGCAAGAGTGTTCAAAAAGCCATTGACAATATCAACAAAATCATTGCACCTGAGTTAATTAAAACTGCCCTTGAGGTGACTCAGCAAACTGAAATTGATGAGTTCATGATTAAACTAGATGGAACTGAGAATAAGTCAAAATTCGGCGCCAATGCAATTTTGG GTGTTTCCTTGGCAGTAGCTAAAGCAGGCGCCGCCAAAAAGGGCATTCCTCTTTACAAGCATTTAGCAGATCTAGCTGGCaatacaaatattattttgccaGTTCCTGCGTTCAATGTGATTAATGGAGGATCGCATGCTGGCAATAAGTTGGCTATGCAAGAGTTCATGATTTTGCCTACCGGGGCGACTAACTTCACTGAAGCAATGAGGATGGGTAGCGAAGTTTATCACCATTTGAAGAAGGTCATTAAGGACAAATTTGGATTAGATGCTACTGCAGTAGGAGATGAGG GTGGTTTTGCTcccaatattttgaataacaaAGACGCCTTGGATTTGATCAATGAGGCAATTGCTAAGGCTGGTTATACTGGAAAGATTGAAATTGGAATGGACGTTGCTGCTTCTGAATTCTACAGAGAAG GACAATATGATCTGGACTTTAAGAACCCCAACTCTGACAAGAGCAAATGGATTAGCTCTGAAAAATTGCAGGGACTATACCAGGAGTTCATTAAGGACTTCCCAATTGTATCTATCGAGGATCCCTTTGATCAGGACGACTGGAATGCATGGACATCAATTACTGCTGCTACCAATATCCAg ATTGTGGGTGATGACTTAACAGTAACAAACCCGAAACGTATACAGACTGCGGTGGAAAAAAAGGCCTGTAACTGTTTGTTGTTAAAAGTGAATCAAATCGGCAGTGTCACTGAATCAATCAGGGCCCATCAATTGGCGAAACAGAATGGTTGGGGAACCATGGTTTCCCATAg ATCTGGTGAAACTGAAGATACCTTCATTGCGGATTTGGTCGTTGGTCTTTCCACTGGTCAGATTAAGACCGGGGCTCCTTGCCGGTCGGAACGATTGGCCAAATACAATCAAATCCTGCGCATTGAAGAAGAGTTGGGTTCCGCTGCCAAATACGCCGGAAAGTCGTTCCGTAAACCGCAGTAA